A genomic stretch from bacterium includes:
- a CDS encoding PTS system mannose/fructose/sorbose family transporter subunit IID: MRRISLFNHYWRCFFIQGSWSYKSMIGLGFCFCMLPVLKRMYAEPEERKAFLQRHLEFFNSHPFFASWCLGAVVKLEEESVRKAWDDHNPISIFKQRLMGPLGAIGDQLFWSGLKPAAAALAVWLALSNGWIAIPVFLIVYNVPVFYFRALGLQRGYQKGFDIVNDLSLRRFQPWYDVCVGLGVIFTGMCV, from the coding sequence ATGCGTCGTATTTCCCTGTTCAATCATTATTGGCGTTGTTTTTTCATCCAGGGGTCATGGAGCTATAAATCCATGATCGGCCTTGGCTTTTGTTTCTGCATGCTGCCGGTGCTCAAACGGATGTACGCTGAGCCGGAGGAGCGCAAGGCTTTTCTGCAGCGTCATCTCGAGTTTTTCAACAGTCATCCGTTCTTTGCGAGCTGGTGCCTTGGCGCTGTGGTCAAGCTGGAAGAAGAGTCTGTGCGCAAGGCCTGGGACGATCACAATCCGATCTCCATCTTTAAGCAGCGTCTGATGGGGCCTCTGGGCGCGATCGGCGACCAGCTGTTCTGGAGCGGATTAAAGCCTGCGGCGGCGGCGTTGGCGGTGTGGCTGGCGTTGAGCAACGGATGGATCGCCATCCCGGTTTTTCTTATCGTCTACAATGTACCGGTCTTTTATTTCCGCGCCTTGGGTTTGCAGCGGGGATATCAGAAGGGATTTGACATTGTCAACGATCTCTCCCTCAGGCGGTTTCAACCCTGGTACGATGTCTGCGTCGGTCTCGGCGTGATTTTTACCGGCATGTGTGTGAT